One genomic region from Magallana gigas chromosome 3, xbMagGiga1.1, whole genome shotgun sequence encodes:
- the LOC136273352 gene encoding trichohyalin-like — translation MFAKLEKRSKNTDAWEGEDEEGEEERGEEKRRRKPQRQAKEKFSPNVSETAKAGGLGDAGKNVEMIQQKERNRFSFRNGIKTTTMAKDRKLKSEEEIRQIMNLALQRQDKIKRRRKRGTKNAEKLEKREKNILSVSEERTKFVEVDAIQRLDNLNSTFNAEAFELQTAYCEKLKQKK, via the exons ATGTTCGCAAAACTGGAAAAGAGATCAAAGAACACAGATGCGTGGGAGGGTGAAGACGAGGAAGGGGAAGAAGAAAGAGGAGAGGAGAAAAGACGGCGAAAACCACAGAGACAAGCAAAAGAAAAGTTCTCACCCAACGTTAGCGAAACAGCCAAAGCAGGAGGACTTGGAGATGCTGGGAAAAACGTAGAAATGATTCAACAGAAAGAGAGAAATAGATTTTCCTTTAGAAATGGAATTAAAACAACAACCATGGCCAAAGATAGGAAATTAAAGTCGGAGGAGGAGATACGACAAATAATGAACCTGGCCCTCCAAAGACAGGATAAAATCAAAAGGAGACGAAAACGCGGGACTAAAAATGCTGAAAAGTTggagaaaagagaaaaaaacatact atccGTAAGTGAAGAACGTACCAAGTTTGTTGAAGTCGATGCCATTCAAAGACTTGACAATTTGAAC AGCACATTCAATGCAGAGGCATTTGAACTGCAGACGGCATATTgcgaaaaattaaaacaaaagaaataa
- the LOC136273327 gene encoding uncharacterized protein, whose translation MACPETTSVLSLEFQPCIHFKEGKKLITSVKDSTTFTHLFESYHDCQNNSKEPEFTVSAQNQTSIHGSLSVGEVVRNFSLRSILAEPTNLRVTPLPSRDTFLFICKATDDPELNKLQQYAANATKKAVNAFELLMAGGRSFPDKKRSSSGVKGGLSRKDELYNNLIETFFKQHKLDLPKPVLPTEGSYIVQVCVPRKLILKIIMLIKFILMQV comes from the exons ATGGCGTGTCCGGAGACAACCAGTGTGTTGTCTCTGGAATTCCAACCttgtatacattttaaagaGGGGAAGAAATTAATCACTAGCGTTAAGGATTCAACTACATTTACACACCTCTTTGAATCTTACCATGATTGTCAGAATAATTCAAAAGAACCAGAATTTACGGTGTCGGCACAAAATCAAACAAGTATACACGGTTCGTTATCGGTGGGAGAAGTTGTTCGCAACTTTTCTTTaagatca ATATTAGCGGAGCCGACAAATCTCCGTGTTACTCCATTACCGTCACGTGacacatttttattcatatgcaaAGCAACCGACGACCCTGAGCTGAATAAACTTCAACAATATGCTGCAAATGCCACTAAAAAAGCTGTAAACGCATTTGAATTGCTGATGGCAGGTGGTCGTTCTTTTCCCGACAAGAAACGTAGCAG CTCAGGGGTCAAAGGTGGGCTTTCCAGAAAGGATGAGTTGTACAACAACTTGATTGAGACCTTTTTTAAACAACACAAGTTGGATCTCCCTAAACCAGTGCTACCGACAGAGGGCAGCTATATAGTTCAAGTATGTGTTCCaaggaaattaattttgaagataATAATgcttattaaattcattttgatgcaagtttaa